A region from the Leptolyngbya subtilissima AS-A7 genome encodes:
- a CDS encoding glyoxalase — protein MAEASIGCTSAFVALASENFEQLVGFYSELLDQSARPYQRDRYAEFQLPGLRLVIFKPKTDQISQFAAPSSGAMSLCLEVTDLNGAIAHLTHLSYAPPGPVLTASHGREVYAYDPDGNRLILHQGLAEQG, from the coding sequence TTGGCTGAGGCATCTATAGGTTGCACTAGTGCTTTTGTGGCCTTGGCCAGCGAGAATTTTGAGCAGTTGGTGGGTTTTTATAGCGAATTGCTTGATCAATCGGCTCGGCCTTACCAGCGCGATCGCTATGCCGAGTTTCAGCTGCCGGGGCTGAGGCTGGTGATCTTTAAGCCCAAAACCGACCAGATCAGCCAGTTTGCCGCTCCTAGCAGTGGCGCAATGAGCCTGTGTTTAGAGGTGACGGATTTGAATGGGGCGATCGCCCATCTCACTCACCTAAGCTATGCACCCCCTGGCCCTGTGCTGACGGCATCCCACGGTCGCGAGGTCTATGCCTACGACCCCGACGGCAATCGGCTGATTTTGCACCAAGGTCTCGCCGAGCAGGGCTGA